From a region of the Neisseria subflava genome:
- a CDS encoding DUF3108 domain-containing protein has product MNPIKTTLLTLSLLTASIGAQAAELPQSAVLQYSGSYGIPATMTFTRSGSQYKIVSTIKVPLYNIRFESGGSINGTTLHPSYYKDVRGGKLYAEAKFSGGNITYGKAGDLKTEKSGPAMDLFTLAWQLAANDVRLPSGLKITNGKKLYTVGSMNKIGSESYKLNGGTTPVSKYRVRRGDDTVTYSFASDIDNIPAQISYTDDGKTYNLKLTSVKINGKVVKP; this is encoded by the coding sequence ATGAATCCGATTAAAACAACCCTGCTGACACTTTCCCTGCTCACTGCCTCCATCGGCGCACAAGCCGCTGAATTGCCGCAATCTGCCGTTTTGCAATACTCAGGCAGCTACGGTATTCCGGCGACCATGACCTTCACACGCAGCGGCAGCCAATACAAAATCGTCTCTACCATCAAAGTACCGCTTTACAATATCCGCTTTGAATCCGGCGGCAGCATCAACGGCACGACCCTGCATCCGTCTTACTACAAAGATGTACGCGGCGGTAAATTGTATGCCGAGGCCAAATTCTCCGGCGGCAACATCACTTATGGTAAAGCAGGTGATTTGAAAACCGAAAAATCCGGCCCGGCCATGGACTTGTTCACTTTGGCATGGCAACTGGCTGCCAATGACGTGCGCCTGCCGTCAGGTTTGAAAATTACCAACGGTAAAAAACTGTATACCGTCGGTAGCATGAACAAAATCGGTAGCGAAAGCTATAAGCTGAACGGCGGCACAACGCCTGTGAGCAAATATCGTGTCCGCCGCGGCGACGATACCGTTACTTACTCTTTTGCTTCCGATATCGACAATATCCCGGCGCAAATCAGCTATACCGATGACGGCAAAACCTACAACCTGAAACTGACTTCCGTTAAAATCAACGGTAAAGTAGTGAAACCGTAA
- the recX gene encoding recombination regulator RecX has protein sequence MKPPKTLRARALDILSRQEVSRVGLKRKLAPHAESEEELEKVLDEFAERNWQSDQRYAEAYIHSKSNRYGTLRLKQALAQQGIDADDCREFLPDREDELQTAISVLRKKFKQEAQDLKEKQKQARFLAYRGFGADTIQTALKTAWNEDEDFYQ, from the coding sequence ATGAAACCTCCCAAAACCTTACGCGCCCGCGCCTTGGATATTCTTTCTCGTCAGGAAGTCAGCCGTGTCGGCTTGAAACGCAAACTGGCTCCGCACGCTGAAAGCGAAGAAGAATTGGAAAAGGTTTTGGACGAATTCGCCGAACGAAATTGGCAATCCGACCAACGTTACGCAGAAGCCTATATTCACAGCAAAAGCAACCGTTACGGCACGCTCCGCCTCAAGCAAGCCTTGGCGCAACAAGGCATCGATGCAGACGACTGTCGGGAGTTCCTACCCGACAGGGAGGACGAGCTGCAAACCGCTATTTCCGTCTTGCGTAAAAAATTCAAGCAAGAAGCTCAAGATTTGAAAGAAAAACAAAAACAAGCACGTTTCCTTGCTTATCGCGGCTTTGGTGCCGACACCATTCAGACGGCCTTAAAAACGGCGTGGAATGAAGACGAAGACTTCTATCAATAA
- a CDS encoding IS5 family transposase — protein MSTFFQQTAQAMIAKHIDRFPLLKLDQVIDWQPIEQYLNRQRTRYLRDHRGRPAYLLLSMFKAVLLGQWHSLSDPELEHSLITRIDFNLFCRFDELSIPNYSTLCRYRNWLAQDNTLSELLELINCQLAEKNLKVEKASAAVVDATIIQTAGSKQRQAIEVDDEGQVSGQTTPSKDSDARWIKKNGLYRLGYKQHTRTDAEGYIEKLHITPANAHECKQLSPLLEGLPEGTTVYADKGYDSEENRQHLEEHRLLDGIMRKAHRNHPLTEAQTKRNRYLSKTRYVVEQSFGTLHRKFRYARAAYFGLVKVSAQSHLKAMCLNLLKAANRLSAPVAA, from the coding sequence ATGAGTACCTTCTTCCAACAAACCGCACAAGCCATGATTGCCAAACACATCGACCGCTTCCCACTATTGAAGTTGGATCAGGTGATTGATTGGCAACCGATCGAACAATACCTGAATCGTCAAAGAACCCGTTACCTCCGAGACCACCGCGGCCGTCCCGCCTATCTCCTGTTGTCCATGTTCAAAGCCGTCCTGCTCGGCCAATGGCACAGCCTCTCCGATCCCGAACTCGAACACAGCCTTATTACCCGCATCGATTTCAACCTGTTTTGCCGTTTTGACGAACTGAGCATCCCCAATTACAGCACCTTATGCCGCTACCGTAACTGGCTGGCGCAAGACAATACCCTGTCCGAACTGCTGGAACTGATTAACTGCCAACTGGCCGAGAAAAACCTAAAAGTAGAGAAAGCATCCGCCGCCGTCGTTGACGCCACCATTATTCAGACCGCCGGTAGCAAACAGCGCCAGGCCATAGAAGTCGATGACGAAGGACAAGTCAGCGGCCAAACCACACCGAGTAAAGACAGCGATGCCCGTTGGATAAAGAAAAACGGCCTCTACAGACTCGGTTACAAACAACATACCCGTACCGATGCGGAAGGCTATATCGAGAAACTGCATATTACCCCCGCCAACGCCCATGAGTGCAAACAGTTGTCGCCTTTATTGGAAGGTCTGCCCGAAGGTACGACCGTCTATGCCGACAAAGGCTATGACAGTGAAGAAAACCGGCAACATCTGGAAGAGCATCGGCTGCTGGACGGCATTATGCGCAAAGCACACCGTAACCATCCGCTGACGGAAGCGCAAACCAAACGCAACCGGTATTTGTCGAAGACCCGTTATGTGGTCGAACAAAGCTTCGGTACGCTGCACCGTAAATTCCGCTATGCCCGGGCAGCCTATTTCGGGCTGGTTAAAGTAAGTGCACAAAGCCATCTGAAGGCGATGTGTTTGAACCTTTTGAAAGCCGCCAACAGGCTAAGTGCGCCTGTTGCCGCCTAA
- a CDS encoding Rne/Rng family ribonuclease: MLSGIPIPKDAVRPSETVLVNITPQETRVAVLEENNICELHIERNSGHSLVGNIYLGVVKRVLPGMQSAFIDIGLERAAFLHIVDVLEQRRNPDETQRIEHMLFEGQSVLVQVIKDPINTKGARLSTQISLAGRFLVHLPQEDHIGISQRIEDDAERSNLRERLNNLLPENACHGYIIRTNAENASDDQLQSDINYLTKVWEHIQKQAKIQPPETLLYQDLPLSLRVLRDMFSLDTHKILVDSTENHRRMTQFAEQYVQGALGRIELFKGERPLFETHNIEQEIARALQPRVNLNFGSYLIIESTEAMTTIDVNTGGFVGARNFDETIFRTNLEACHTIARELRLRNLGGIIIIDFIDMAQEIHREAVLQELAKALSFDRTRVTLNGFTSLGLVELTRKRSRENLSQILCEPCPSCQGRGRLKTPQTVCYEIQREIVREARRYDVQAFRILAAPNVIDLFLDEESQSLAMLIDFIGKPISLAVETAYTQEQYDIVLL; this comes from the coding sequence ATGCTTTCAGGAATTCCCATCCCCAAGGACGCCGTGCGTCCGTCCGAAACCGTCCTCGTCAACATCACGCCGCAAGAAACGCGTGTGGCTGTTTTGGAAGAGAACAATATCTGCGAGCTGCACATCGAGCGCAACAGCGGCCATAGCTTGGTCGGCAATATTTATTTGGGCGTCGTCAAACGCGTTCTTCCCGGCATGCAAAGCGCGTTCATTGATATCGGCTTGGAACGCGCCGCGTTTCTGCATATCGTCGACGTCCTTGAACAACGCCGTAATCCGGACGAAACCCAACGCATCGAACATATGCTCTTTGAAGGCCAGTCCGTCTTGGTTCAGGTCATTAAAGACCCCATCAACACCAAAGGCGCACGCCTATCCACCCAAATCTCACTGGCCGGCCGTTTCCTCGTCCATCTTCCGCAAGAAGACCACATCGGCATTTCCCAACGCATTGAAGACGATGCGGAACGCAGCAATTTGAGGGAGCGCCTCAACAACCTACTGCCCGAAAATGCCTGCCACGGCTACATCATCCGCACCAATGCTGAAAACGCCTCCGATGACCAACTGCAATCGGACATTAACTATCTGACCAAAGTGTGGGAACACATTCAAAAACAGGCAAAAATTCAGCCGCCCGAAACCCTGCTCTATCAAGATTTGCCTTTGAGCCTGCGTGTATTGCGCGATATGTTCAGCCTCGATACGCACAAAATCCTGGTCGACTCGACTGAAAACCACCGCCGCATGACCCAGTTTGCCGAACAATACGTTCAAGGTGCATTGGGCAGAATCGAGCTGTTCAAAGGCGAACGCCCCCTATTTGAAACCCACAACATCGAGCAGGAAATCGCCCGCGCCCTGCAACCGCGCGTCAACCTCAACTTCGGCAGCTACCTCATCATCGAGTCCACCGAAGCCATGACCACCATCGATGTCAACACCGGCGGCTTTGTCGGCGCGCGCAATTTTGATGAAACCATCTTCCGCACTAACCTCGAAGCCTGCCACACCATCGCCCGCGAACTTCGCCTGCGCAATCTCGGCGGCATCATCATCATCGACTTCATCGATATGGCGCAGGAAATCCACCGCGAAGCCGTCCTGCAAGAGCTTGCCAAAGCCCTGAGTTTCGACCGCACCCGCGTCACCCTCAACGGCTTTACCAGTCTGGGTCTTGTCGAACTGACCCGCAAACGTTCGCGTGAAAACTTAAGCCAAATCCTCTGCGAACCCTGCCCTTCCTGCCAAGGCAGGGGCCGTCTGAAAACACCGCAAACCGTGTGCTACGAAATCCAACGCGAAATCGTCCGCGAAGCGCGCCGCTACGATGTCCAAGCCTTCCGCATTTTGGCCGCTCCGAATGTCATCGACTTGTTCCTAGACGAAGAATCACAATCGCTGGCGATGTTGATAGACTTTATCGGAAAGCCGATTTCGCTGGCAGTCGAAACCGCCTACACGCAGGAACAATACGATATTGTGTTGCTGTAA
- a CDS encoding phosphoglycolate phosphatase, translating to MTTAALEHVQAVAFDLDGTLCDSVPDLAAAAQAMCAHLGLPVLPTQTVESYVGDGISKLVHRVITNDREKEADPEIWEKGFVFFMKYYREHLSDFTRPYPETEAGLGLLKSLGIPLVVITNKNEILAAELLKQLNLDDYFSLVLGGDSLTEKKPSPLPLQHAAEVLGIDVANMLMVGDSKNDIIAAKAAGCFSVGVTFGYGDMTLLSQDKATKPDLLIRALPEIYENLQPQKNKDEE from the coding sequence ATGACTACTGCTGCTTTAGAACACGTTCAAGCCGTTGCCTTTGATTTGGACGGTACCTTATGTGATTCCGTTCCCGATTTGGCCGCAGCAGCCCAAGCCATGTGTGCGCACTTGGGTTTACCTGTTTTGCCCACCCAAACGGTTGAAAGTTATGTCGGCGACGGCATCAGCAAGTTGGTTCATCGCGTCATTACCAATGATCGTGAAAAAGAAGCCGATCCTGAAATCTGGGAAAAAGGCTTTGTGTTCTTTATGAAATATTATCGCGAGCATTTGAGCGACTTTACCCGCCCCTACCCTGAAACCGAAGCCGGTCTCGGCCTGCTCAAGTCCTTGGGTATTCCATTGGTTGTCATTACCAATAAAAATGAAATTCTGGCTGCTGAGTTACTGAAACAACTTAATCTCGACGACTATTTCAGCCTGGTTCTCGGCGGCGACAGCCTGACTGAGAAAAAACCCAGCCCATTGCCGCTTCAACATGCGGCCGAAGTTTTGGGCATCGACGTTGCCAATATGCTGATGGTGGGCGATTCTAAAAATGACATTATTGCTGCTAAAGCGGCCGGTTGCTTCAGCGTCGGCGTAACATTCGGCTACGGCGACATGACCTTGCTCTCTCAAGACAAAGCGACCAAACCTGATTTGTTGATTCGAGCCCTGCCTGAAATCTACGAAAATCTACAACCACAAAAGAACAAAGACGAAGAATAG
- a CDS encoding RelA/SpoT family protein — protein MPAPLPTAPYDPLTAEARELLFRTASYLNTNEQAELERAVAYAFHAHDGQTRKSGEPYITHPLAVATQLAIWHMDVQGLCAGVMHDVLEDTGVTKVEMAAEFGDTIAEMVDGLSKLEKLKFEDHAEHQAESFRKLILAMTKDVRVIVVKLADRLHNMRTLGSMRPEKRRRIAKETLEIYAQIANRIGLNNAYQELQDLSFQNLHPRRYETLKKAMDNSRKNRRDVVGKVLRAFGQRLVGVNIEAKIKGREKNLYSIHQKMLAKKLRFAEVMDIYGFRVIVNNIPACYAALGALHNLYHPKPGRFKDYIAIPKSNGYQSLHTTLVGPYGLPIEVQIRTREMDAVAEGGIAGHWIYKSGENTPDQAVLHMNRWMKNILDLQASSSNAIEFLEHVKVDLFPNEVYIVTPKGDILTLPKGATPIDFAYAVHTNIGHKTVAARINNVMMPLRTKLKTGDTVEIITSEHAKPNVAWLNFTVSSRARSAIRQYIKNLNRHDAVVLGENLLQKALSSLLPKDILLSDDLKEKYLADLNTKQTSFEEVLYNVGMGHTLPVHVAMHIAELAGQHFGSAVKLSPIKVNDQETGRIHFAECCHPIPGDAIRALLVKDKGMIIHRDTCQTLVKADPEEQLDAGWDSLRNQTYRTILNVKSEDAHGLLASMAQAISNSGADIESVDTPTKAQAGTEGFVEFKFTIKVKDLDQVNQIIHAMHANPNIRKVIRG, from the coding sequence ATGCCAGCCCCACTGCCTACCGCCCCCTATGACCCGCTGACAGCAGAAGCGCGCGAGCTTCTGTTTCGCACCGCATCCTATCTCAATACCAATGAGCAGGCCGAGCTTGAAAGAGCCGTTGCCTACGCTTTCCACGCCCATGACGGACAAACCCGTAAAAGCGGCGAACCCTACATCACCCATCCTCTCGCCGTTGCCACGCAGCTTGCGATTTGGCACATGGATGTTCAAGGTCTTTGCGCGGGCGTTATGCACGATGTATTGGAAGATACGGGTGTAACCAAAGTCGAAATGGCGGCAGAATTCGGCGATACCATTGCCGAAATGGTAGACGGCCTCTCCAAACTGGAAAAACTCAAATTTGAAGATCATGCCGAGCATCAGGCGGAAAGTTTCCGCAAACTTATCCTCGCCATGACTAAAGACGTGCGCGTCATCGTTGTCAAACTTGCCGACCGATTGCACAATATGCGCACCCTTGGCTCTATGCGTCCGGAAAAACGCCGCCGCATCGCCAAAGAAACCCTCGAAATCTATGCTCAAATCGCCAACCGCATTGGTCTGAACAATGCGTATCAAGAGCTTCAAGACTTATCGTTCCAAAACCTCCACCCAAGACGCTACGAAACCCTGAAAAAAGCCATGGACAACAGCCGCAAAAATCGCCGCGATGTTGTCGGCAAAGTGTTGCGTGCATTCGGTCAGCGTTTGGTCGGTGTCAATATTGAAGCCAAAATCAAAGGCCGCGAGAAAAACTTATACAGCATCCATCAAAAAATGCTGGCTAAAAAACTGCGTTTTGCCGAAGTGATGGATATTTACGGCTTTCGGGTCATCGTAAACAACATTCCTGCCTGTTATGCCGCGTTGGGCGCATTACATAATTTATACCACCCCAAGCCCGGCCGTTTTAAAGACTATATCGCCATTCCGAAAAGCAACGGTTATCAAAGCCTGCACACGACCTTGGTCGGCCCTTACGGTTTGCCGATCGAAGTGCAAATCCGTACGCGTGAAATGGATGCAGTGGCTGAGGGCGGTATTGCCGGCCATTGGATTTATAAATCCGGTGAAAATACTCCGGACCAAGCCGTCCTCCATATGAACCGGTGGATGAAAAATATTCTTGACCTGCAAGCCAGCAGTTCAAATGCCATCGAGTTTCTAGAGCATGTCAAAGTCGATTTGTTCCCCAACGAAGTCTATATCGTTACCCCGAAAGGCGATATCCTTACCTTGCCTAAAGGTGCGACGCCGATTGACTTTGCTTATGCAGTTCACACCAATATCGGTCATAAAACCGTTGCCGCGCGTATCAATAACGTCATGATGCCGTTGCGCACCAAGCTGAAAACCGGTGATACGGTAGAAATCATTACTTCCGAGCATGCCAAGCCTAATGTGGCATGGTTGAACTTTACCGTTTCCAGCCGTGCGCGCAGCGCCATCCGTCAATACATCAAAAATCTGAATCGTCACGATGCCGTTGTTTTGGGTGAAAACCTGCTGCAAAAAGCTTTATCCAGCCTGTTGCCTAAAGACATCCTGCTTTCAGACGACCTCAAAGAAAAATACCTTGCCGATTTGAATACCAAACAAACCTCGTTTGAAGAGGTTCTCTACAATGTCGGTATGGGGCATACTTTGCCGGTACACGTTGCCATGCACATTGCCGAGTTGGCGGGCCAACATTTTGGCAGCGCGGTCAAACTCAGCCCGATCAAAGTCAACGATCAAGAAACCGGCCGGATTCATTTTGCCGAATGTTGCCATCCGATTCCCGGCGATGCGATCCGCGCCTTATTGGTCAAAGACAAGGGTATGATTATCCACCGTGATACCTGTCAAACTTTGGTCAAAGCCGATCCGGAAGAGCAACTCGATGCGGGCTGGGACAGTTTGCGCAATCAAACGTACCGCACCATCCTCAACGTCAAATCCGAAGATGCGCATGGTTTGTTGGCTTCAATGGCGCAAGCGATTTCCAATTCCGGTGCGGATATCGAATCTGTCGATACGCCAACCAAAGCGCAAGCAGGAACGGAAGGTTTTGTAGAATTTAAATTCACAATTAAAGTCAAAGACTTGGATCAGGTTAATCAGATTATTCATGCAATGCATGCCAATCCGAATATCCGCAAAGTGATTCGAGGATGA
- a CDS encoding FKBP-type peptidyl-prolyl cis-trans isomerase, with protein sequence MNKTFKFSALALSALLAMTACNQQKDTAAKDAPAASAASNATADASAIGSTAQQASYAMGVDIGRSLKQMKDQGTEIDLKVFTEAMEAMFEGKEVKMTEAQAQEVMMKFLQEQQEKAAAKRAEDAKVNLEKGEAFLKENATKEGVKTSASGLQYKITKEGEGKKPTKDDMVTVEYEGRLIDGTVFDSSKANGGPVSFPVSQVIPGWTEGIQLLKEGGEATFYIPAKLAYREVGAGDKIGPNATLVFDVKLVKVGAPDAAAQQPVQVDVQKVQ encoded by the coding sequence ATGAACAAAACTTTCAAATTCAGCGCATTGGCTTTGTCTGCTCTGTTGGCGATGACTGCTTGCAACCAACAAAAAGACACTGCCGCCAAAGATGCTCCTGCTGCTTCCGCAGCTTCAAATGCGACTGCAGATGCTTCCGCCATCGGTTCTACTGCCCAACAAGCCAGCTACGCAATGGGTGTGGACATCGGCCGTTCATTGAAACAAATGAAAGACCAAGGCACAGAAATCGATTTGAAAGTCTTCACCGAAGCCATGGAAGCCATGTTTGAAGGCAAAGAAGTCAAAATGACTGAAGCCCAAGCTCAGGAAGTGATGATGAAATTCCTGCAAGAGCAACAAGAAAAAGCGGCTGCCAAACGTGCTGAAGATGCCAAAGTAAACTTGGAAAAAGGCGAAGCGTTCTTGAAAGAAAACGCGACTAAAGAAGGCGTGAAAACCAGCGCTTCCGGTCTGCAATACAAAATCACCAAAGAAGGCGAAGGTAAAAAACCGACTAAAGACGACATGGTTACCGTTGAATACGAAGGCCGTCTGATTGATGGTACCGTATTTGACAGCAGCAAAGCCAACGGCGGCCCAGTCAGCTTCCCTGTAAGCCAAGTAATCCCTGGTTGGACTGAAGGTATCCAACTTTTGAAAGAAGGCGGGGAAGCAACATTCTACATCCCGGCTAAATTGGCTTACCGCGAAGTGGGCGCCGGCGATAAAATCGGCCCGAACGCTACTTTGGTATTCGATGTAAAACTGGTTAAAGTCGGCGCGCCTGATGCTGCTGCACAACAACCAGTACAAGTTGACGTACAAAAAGTTCAATAA
- a CDS encoding adenine phosphoribosyltransferase, whose translation MLIHPEVMGVEALADKIRKIENWPQKGILFHDITPVLQSAEYFRLLVDLLVYRYMGQKVDVVAGLDARGFIIGAALAYQLNVGFVPIRKKGKLPFDTVSQSYALEYGEATVEIHTDAIKPGARVLLVDDLVATGGTMLAGVELIRKLGGEVIEAAAILEFTDLDGGKKIRESGAPLFTLCQNKGCM comes from the coding sequence ATGTTGATTCATCCTGAAGTAATGGGCGTAGAGGCTTTGGCGGACAAAATCCGTAAAATTGAAAACTGGCCTCAAAAAGGGATTTTGTTTCATGACATTACTCCCGTTTTGCAAAGCGCAGAATATTTCCGCCTGCTGGTCGATTTACTGGTTTACCGCTATATGGGGCAAAAAGTTGATGTTGTTGCGGGCTTGGATGCGCGCGGCTTCATCATTGGTGCAGCTTTGGCCTATCAACTGAACGTCGGCTTTGTTCCCATCCGTAAAAAAGGCAAACTACCGTTTGATACGGTTTCTCAAAGTTACGCTTTGGAATATGGCGAAGCAACGGTAGAAATCCATACCGACGCCATCAAGCCGGGCGCACGCGTTTTGTTGGTAGATGATTTGGTGGCAACCGGCGGCACAATGCTGGCAGGCGTCGAGCTGATCCGCAAACTGGGCGGTGAAGTAATCGAAGCGGCTGCCATTTTAGAATTTACCGACTTGGACGGCGGCAAAAAAATCCGTGAAAGCGGCGCGCCGTTATTTACCCTATGCCAAAACAAAGGCTGCATGTAA
- the grxC gene encoding glutaredoxin 3, translating into MQTVTVYTGPYCPYCTMAKRLLQAVGVKEINEIRIDGNPEVFAEMQQLSGQRSVPQIFIGDTHVGGFTDLYRLQQEGKLDELLNP; encoded by the coding sequence ATGCAAACCGTTACTGTTTATACCGGTCCATATTGCCCGTACTGCACCATGGCGAAAAGGCTGTTGCAGGCGGTGGGCGTGAAAGAAATCAACGAAATCCGCATCGACGGCAATCCGGAAGTTTTTGCCGAAATGCAGCAGCTTTCCGGCCAGCGCAGCGTGCCGCAGATTTTTATCGGCGACACCCATGTCGGTGGCTTTACTGATTTGTACCGCTTGCAGCAGGAAGGCAAGTTGGACGAATTACTGAATCCTTAA
- the secB gene encoding protein-export chaperone SecB, whose protein sequence is MSEELQPVFSVERLYVKDLSLEVPHAPQIFLEQGEPEVDMRVSTGNTKLEDGFYSVDVTVTVTAKLNEERTMFLNEVTQSGIFRLENIPEEDVQLLLGVACPNILFPYAREAISNSVTRAGFPPVLLAPINFEAIYQQQQEANA, encoded by the coding sequence ATGAGCGAAGAATTGCAACCCGTATTCAGCGTTGAGCGTTTGTATGTAAAAGACTTGTCTTTGGAAGTGCCTCACGCACCACAAATCTTCTTGGAACAAGGCGAGCCTGAAGTGGATATGCGCGTTTCTACCGGCAACACCAAACTGGAAGACGGCTTCTACAGCGTTGACGTTACCGTGACCGTGACTGCCAAACTGAACGAAGAGCGCACCATGTTCTTGAACGAAGTTACCCAAAGCGGCATCTTCCGTCTGGAAAACATTCCTGAAGAAGACGTACAACTGCTGTTGGGTGTTGCTTGTCCGAACATCCTGTTCCCTTACGCACGCGAAGCCATTTCCAACAGCGTAACCCGCGCCGGCTTCCCACCTGTACTGCTTGCTCCGATCAACTTCGAAGCAATCTACCAACAACAACAGGAAGCTAACGCTTAA
- the purN gene encoding phosphoribosylglycinamide formyltransferase, whose translation MKNIVILISGRGSNMQAIVNADIPDANIAAVLSNSETAAGLAWAAERSIATDSLNHKNFDSRLAFDQAMMEKIDAYQPDLVVLAGFMRILTPEFCEHYENRLINIHPSILPSFTGLHTHERALEAGCRVAGCTIHFVTPELDCGPIISQGIVPILDGDTADDVAARVLTVEHQLFPQAVADFVAGRLKIEGNRVLNAQRNAAGQSLLA comes from the coding sequence ATGAAAAATATCGTCATCCTTATTTCCGGACGCGGCAGTAATATGCAGGCGATTGTGAATGCCGACATTCCCGATGCCAACATTGCAGCCGTATTGAGCAACAGCGAGACCGCTGCCGGATTGGCATGGGCGGCAGAGCGCAGTATTGCCACTGACAGTTTGAACCATAAAAACTTCGACTCGCGTCTGGCATTCGATCAGGCCATGATGGAGAAAATCGATGCCTATCAGCCCGATTTGGTCGTATTGGCGGGCTTCATGCGCATTTTGACTCCAGAGTTCTGCGAACATTATGAAAACCGCCTGATCAACATTCATCCGTCCATTCTGCCTTCTTTCACCGGTCTGCACACCCACGAACGCGCATTGGAAGCAGGTTGCCGAGTGGCAGGCTGCACCATCCATTTCGTGACGCCCGAGCTGGATTGCGGCCCAATTATTTCTCAAGGCATTGTTCCTATTTTGGACGGCGATACCGCTGACGATGTTGCCGCACGCGTGCTGACGGTTGAACACCAGCTTTTCCCACAAGCCGTTGCCGACTTTGTTGCAGGCCGTCTGAAAATCGAAGGCAATCGCGTTTTGAATGCACAACGTAATGCCGCCGGTCAAAGCCTGTTGGCTTAA
- the rpoZ gene encoding DNA-directed RNA polymerase subunit omega, whose product MARITTEDCTGKIPNHFDLTLVAARRARQLENGNTPLVDDIRNNKPTVTALREIAAGQIGTELLTRNK is encoded by the coding sequence ATGGCCCGTATTACTACTGAAGATTGCACAGGTAAAATCCCTAACCACTTCGACCTTACCCTCGTTGCCGCCCGTCGCGCACGCCAGCTTGAAAACGGCAACACGCCTTTGGTTGACGACATCCGCAACAACAAACCAACCGTAACCGCCCTGCGCGAAATCGCAGCCGGGCAAATCGGAACCGAGCTGCTGACCCGCAACAAATAA
- the gmk gene encoding guanylate kinase: MQNHKKGNIYIISAASGTGKTTLVSRLLKNHDDIRVSISHTTRQPREGEAHGVHYHFVPKEEFESLIEQRAFLEHANVFGNYYGTSIAGVNSLSEEGYDVILEIDVQGAAQVRKSLPEASSIFILPPSFEVLAQRLIGRGTDSEEVIQTRLSKARHEIEQSVLFDYVVVNDDLDRAEADLFHIIKAGRLKKSSQQGFISNLLENS, encoded by the coding sequence ATGCAAAATCATAAAAAAGGCAATATTTACATCATTTCTGCCGCTTCCGGCACAGGTAAAACGACCTTGGTGTCGCGCCTGTTGAAAAATCATGACGACATCCGTGTTTCCATTTCTCATACCACGCGTCAGCCACGTGAGGGTGAGGCACATGGTGTGCATTACCACTTTGTTCCCAAAGAAGAATTTGAATCGCTGATTGAGCAAAGAGCCTTTTTGGAACACGCCAATGTGTTCGGTAATTATTACGGCACCAGCATCGCCGGCGTGAATTCGTTGAGCGAAGAGGGCTATGACGTAATTTTGGAAATTGATGTGCAAGGTGCGGCGCAAGTGCGTAAATCGTTGCCTGAAGCCAGCAGTATTTTTATCCTGCCGCCTTCCTTTGAAGTATTGGCGCAACGTTTGATCGGCCGTGGTACAGACAGCGAAGAAGTTATTCAAACACGCCTTTCAAAAGCACGTCATGAGATTGAGCAATCCGTTTTGTTCGATTACGTCGTTGTGAATGACGATTTGGATCGTGCCGAAGCCGATTTGTTCCACATTATTAAAGCAGGCCGTCTGAAAAAATCCTCTCAACAGGGATTTATCTCAAACCTGTTGGAAAATTCGTAA